A genomic region of Pseudomonadota bacterium contains the following coding sequences:
- a CDS encoding sulfatase-like hydrolase/transferase: protein MTKPRRVHLALSALLLTPLAAIALLSSPVPRKPKKPNVVLLLVDTLRADHLSHFGYHRPTAAPLDDFAAQATVFTRAYAPAPWTAPSAASLHTGLFPTGHGLLAKGDKLDARLLTIAEALKARGWHTLGHSFNHHVSSKTGFDQGFSVFDDFLGHATAYPDISRLLPRVGNQLDSMPGGPFFLYLHPMNVHGPYKVPKPHRADLLGRPPSRKFVYYGRKMRAILQRGDLEVRKHVGPRMLQSLVDQYDTAIRYSFAELAKILDLLKERDLYDDSLIVLTADHGEELFEHGGFSHGYSLHEELLHVPLYIKLPRQKRPRRIGTPVSLLDIYPTIVDLLDIPGAHGSDGHSLLPLLQGRSGEAPARQHFVHLVDWKARCRGRALANERFKLVEVERNYEGLRNTTMLYDRRNDPNESINLAQHKPELVKSMRSALQAALKSFTHTGIKPVNVLDKLDKDRLQALGYGQ from the coding sequence ATGACCAAGCCCCGCCGGGTGCATCTCGCTCTGAGCGCGCTGCTTTTGACGCCGCTGGCTGCGATCGCGTTACTGTCGTCTCCCGTCCCCCGCAAGCCAAAGAAGCCCAACGTGGTCCTGCTCCTGGTAGATACGCTGAGAGCAGATCACCTCAGCCATTTTGGCTACCATCGACCCACCGCTGCGCCGCTGGACGATTTCGCCGCCCAGGCCACGGTGTTCACGCGCGCGTACGCGCCGGCACCCTGGACTGCCCCCAGCGCTGCCAGCCTGCACACGGGACTGTTTCCGACAGGCCACGGCCTGCTTGCCAAAGGCGACAAGCTCGACGCCAGGCTCCTTACGATCGCCGAGGCGCTCAAGGCGCGTGGCTGGCACACGCTGGGGCACTCCTTCAACCACCATGTGTCGAGCAAGACCGGCTTTGATCAGGGCTTCAGCGTGTTCGACGATTTCCTCGGGCATGCAACGGCGTACCCAGACATTTCCCGGCTTCTGCCCCGGGTAGGCAACCAGCTCGACAGCATGCCCGGCGGCCCGTTTTTCCTCTACCTGCACCCGATGAACGTCCACGGTCCCTACAAGGTGCCGAAGCCGCACCGCGCAGACCTGCTGGGCCGGCCCCCTAGCCGCAAGTTCGTCTACTACGGCAGGAAGATGCGGGCGATCCTGCAGCGTGGCGACCTCGAGGTTCGCAAGCACGTTGGCCCGCGGATGCTTCAAAGCCTGGTCGACCAGTACGACACGGCCATCCGCTACAGCTTCGCGGAGCTGGCCAAGATCCTCGACCTGCTGAAGGAACGAGACCTCTACGACGACTCCTTGATCGTGCTCACCGCAGATCACGGTGAAGAGCTGTTCGAACACGGCGGCTTCAGCCACGGCTACAGCCTTCACGAGGAGCTGCTGCACGTACCCCTCTATATCAAGCTACCCCGCCAGAAGCGCCCTCGGCGCATCGGCACGCCCGTATCCCTGCTCGATATCTACCCGACCATTGTCGATCTGCTGGACATACCCGGGGCGCACGGCAGCGACGGCCACTCGCTGTTGCCACTCCTGCAGGGGCGGTCCGGCGAGGCACCGGCACGCCAGCACTTCGTGCATCTGGTCGACTGGAAGGCACGCTGCCGGGGCCGGGCGCTGGCAAACGAGCGCTTCAAGCTCGTCGAGGTCGAACGCAACTACGAAGGCCTGCGCAACACCACCATGCTCTACGACCGTCGTAACGACCCCAACGAGAGCATCAATCTCGCCCAACACAAACCCGAGCTGGTCAAGAGCATGCGCAGCGCGCTGCAAGCGGCGCTCAAGAGCTTCACGCACACGGGCATCAAGCCCGTCA